In the Paenibacillus pabuli genome, one interval contains:
- the ppsA gene encoding phosphoenolpyruvate synthase, which yields MNSMVLGFQEIERTQLWLVGGKGLNLGELSKREGIQVPEGFCVTTLGYQKAIEQNITYHSLLCRLTMLHAEERDQIGEISREIRQLILDSEIPSDVVEAVSRYLSQYGDEHAYAVRSSATAEDLPHASFAGQQDTYLNIIGKEAILQHIRKCWASLFTDRAVIYRMQNGFDHSQVYLSVIIQKMVFPQASGILFTADPITSNRKVLSIDASFGLGEALVSGLVSADSYKVRGEEIIDKRIAAKKLAIYGLKEGGTETRMIEPDRQKTQTLTDQHILELARIGRQIEAYFGFPQDIEWCLADDTFFIVQSRPITTLFPIPEVNDQENHVYVSVAHQQMMTDPIKPLGLSFYLMTTPAPMRVAGGRLFVDVTAMLAAPASREMILNNLGQSDPLIKDALMTVIERGDFVKSLPGDNKVQNPGGGNKGLPPVGSPSPINEQDPSIVFDLIKNNEASIEELKQNIQTKSGSDLIDFIQEDIQELRKILFDPRSSAVITAGMNASFWLNDKMNEWLGEKNAADAISQSVPNNITSEMGLALLDVADVIRPYPEVIQYLQHVKEDQFLEELVQFNGGQEASEAIHAYLNRYGMRCAGEIDLTRTRWIEKPLTLVPLILGNIKNFEPNEGSRKFEQGRQEAMRKEEELLGRLKQLPDGEQKAKETKEKIDLIRNLSGYREYPKYGMVHRYFTYKQALLKEAERLVQADVLREKEDIYNLTFEELREVISHRKVDYQMISTRKDEYKLYEKLTPPRVITSDGEIIAGKYKRENLPAEALVGLAVSSGVIEGRARVILNMEEAELEDGDILVTAFTDPSWTPLFVSIQGLVTEVGGLMTHGAVIAREYGLPAVVGVENATKRIKDGQRIRVHGTEGYIEIL from the coding sequence ATGAATTCTATGGTTCTGGGTTTCCAGGAGATCGAAAGGACACAGCTTTGGCTTGTTGGCGGGAAGGGATTGAATCTAGGCGAATTATCCAAGAGGGAAGGGATTCAAGTTCCTGAGGGATTCTGTGTTACAACGTTGGGATATCAAAAAGCCATCGAACAGAACATCACATATCACTCTTTGCTCTGTCGACTAACGATGCTTCATGCAGAAGAGCGTGATCAAATTGGTGAAATTAGCAGAGAGATTCGGCAGCTCATTTTGGATTCGGAAATTCCGTCCGATGTTGTCGAAGCCGTAAGCCGCTACCTCAGCCAATATGGAGATGAACATGCATATGCGGTGCGTTCCAGTGCAACAGCAGAGGATTTGCCGCATGCTTCTTTTGCAGGGCAGCAGGACACCTATTTGAACATTATCGGCAAGGAAGCCATTCTGCAGCATATTCGCAAATGTTGGGCATCCCTATTTACGGATCGGGCGGTAATCTATCGTATGCAGAACGGATTTGACCATAGCCAAGTATATTTGTCCGTTATTATACAGAAGATGGTTTTCCCGCAGGCATCAGGAATTCTATTTACTGCTGATCCTATTACGTCCAATCGAAAGGTGTTATCCATTGATGCCAGTTTTGGACTAGGAGAAGCATTGGTGTCTGGTTTGGTATCTGCTGATAGTTATAAAGTACGGGGAGAAGAAATTATTGATAAAAGGATTGCAGCCAAGAAACTCGCGATCTACGGACTAAAAGAAGGCGGAACAGAGACTCGGATGATCGAACCTGACCGGCAAAAGACTCAAACACTTACCGATCAACACATATTAGAATTGGCCCGGATAGGAAGACAGATTGAAGCTTACTTTGGTTTCCCGCAGGATATCGAGTGGTGCTTGGCGGATGACACATTTTTTATTGTGCAGAGCCGGCCGATTACGACGTTATTTCCGATCCCTGAAGTGAATGATCAAGAAAATCACGTATACGTATCTGTTGCCCATCAACAAATGATGACCGATCCCATCAAACCACTTGGCTTGTCATTTTACCTCATGACAACTCCTGCACCCATGCGTGTAGCGGGCGGAAGGTTGTTTGTTGATGTAACGGCTATGCTAGCCGCACCTGCCAGCAGAGAAATGATATTAAATAATCTCGGTCAATCCGATCCGCTCATCAAAGACGCTTTGATGACCGTGATTGAGAGAGGGGATTTTGTAAAATCGTTACCAGGCGACAACAAAGTGCAGAATCCCGGTGGTGGCAATAAAGGATTGCCCCCAGTAGGATCTCCATCACCAATCAATGAACAAGATCCGTCCATCGTTTTTGATTTGATCAAGAACAATGAAGCATCTATTGAAGAGTTAAAACAAAACATTCAAACAAAATCCGGATCTGACTTGATTGATTTTATCCAGGAAGATATTCAGGAACTTCGAAAGATATTATTTGACCCGCGAAGTTCAGCTGTAATAACAGCTGGTATGAACGCTTCCTTTTGGCTCAATGACAAAATGAACGAATGGTTGGGTGAGAAAAACGCAGCAGATGCAATTTCCCAGTCTGTGCCAAACAATATCACTTCCGAAATGGGGCTCGCGTTATTGGATGTCGCAGATGTGATTCGTCCTTATCCTGAGGTCATTCAGTACTTACAACATGTTAAAGAGGATCAATTTCTGGAAGAGCTCGTTCAATTCAATGGTGGGCAGGAAGCATCAGAAGCGATCCATGCATACCTTAACCGATATGGAATGCGCTGTGCCGGAGAGATTGATCTGACCCGAACACGTTGGATTGAAAAACCACTGACACTTGTCCCCCTGATTCTGGGTAATATCAAAAACTTTGAGCCTAACGAAGGCAGTCGGAAGTTTGAGCAAGGGCGACAGGAGGCTATGAGAAAAGAAGAGGAGTTATTAGGACGATTGAAGCAGCTGCCTGATGGAGAGCAAAAAGCAAAAGAAACAAAAGAAAAGATCGATCTCATTCGAAATTTGAGCGGGTACAGGGAATACCCCAAATACGGCATGGTTCATCGTTACTTTACTTATAAGCAAGCTTTGCTCAAGGAAGCTGAGCGACTAGTTCAGGCGGACGTTTTGCGGGAAAAAGAAGATATATATAATCTTACTTTTGAAGAGCTTCGGGAAGTGATAAGTCACCGTAAAGTTGATTATCAGATGATCAGTACGCGAAAAGACGAATACAAATTATATGAAAAACTAACTCCACCACGTGTGATCACGTCAGATGGCGAAATCATTGCAGGTAAGTACAAAAGAGAAAACCTACCAGCCGAAGCATTAGTTGGTCTTGCTGTCTCATCAGGTGTTATCGAAGGGCGTGCACGTGTGATTCTGAACATGGAGGAAGCTGAGCTGGAAGATGGAGATATCCTCGTTACCGCTTTTACAGACCCGAGCTGGACACCGTTATTTGTATCCATCCAAGGGCTAGTCACCGAAGTAGGTGGACTCATGACCCATGGAGCCGTTATTGCACGTGAGTATGGCTTGCCTGCAGTGGTTGGCGTGGAAAATGCAACGAAACGGATTAAAGACGGGCAGCGAATTCGTGTGCATGGAACAGAAGGGTATATCGAAATCTTGTAG